Proteins encoded by one window of Girardinichthys multiradiatus isolate DD_20200921_A chromosome 14, DD_fGirMul_XY1, whole genome shotgun sequence:
- the LOC124880427 gene encoding myelin-oligodendrocyte glycoprotein-like, producing the protein MTLRFRFLLFALFSAQTPVKGHYKVTGSHQPILAAPGEDVVLLCQVEPEFDVVDLTVEWSKPDLKPDPNYQPKGMGYVHLYRDNLEVPDMKIFSYKGRTALFDDGLRQGNISLRITNVTAADEGQYRCFIPKLNGQIKSSTVHLIIDQNSSKTTTTKKPLHLQTRQNDLNGGLSCCSSLTPLMVVWILLIYST; encoded by the exons ATGACGCTGCGCTTccgttttcttttgtttgcgCTGTTTTCCGCCCAAACTCCAGTTAAAG GTCATTATAAGGTGACAGGCTCCCATCAGCCAATTCTAGCTGCTCCAGGTGAGGATGTCGTCCTACTGTGCCAAGTGGAGCCGGAGTTTGACGTGGTGGACCTGACGGTGGAGTGGTCAAAACCTGACCTCAAGCCTGACCCCAACTATCAACCCAAAGGAATGGGATATGTGCATCTTTACCGAGACAATCTTGAAGTTCCAGACATGAAGATCTTCTCTTACAAGGGGAGAACTGCGTTGTTTGATGATGGTCTAAGACAAGGCAACATATCACTCAGGATCACCAACGTGACAGCTGCAGACGAGGGTCAATACAGATGCTTCATCCCAAAGTTAAATGGCCAGATCAAATCTTCTACTGTTCACCTTATTATTG ATCAAAACTCATCTAAAACAACTACCACAAAGAAACCACTCCATCTTCAAACAAGGCAGAATGATCTTAACG GTGGTTTGTCCTGTTGCAGCAGCTTGACACCACTTATGGTTGTCTGGATCTTGCTAATCTACAGCACTTGA